A genomic segment from Canis lupus baileyi chromosome 13, mCanLup2.hap1, whole genome shotgun sequence encodes:
- the LUM gene encoding lumican: MNLGVFTLLLALIGGASGQYYDYDFSLPIYGLSSPNCAPECNCPESYPSAMYCDELKLKSVPMVPPGIKYLYLRNNQIDHIDEKAFENVTDLQWLILDHNLLENSKIKGRIFSKLKQLKKLHINHNNLTESVGPLPKSLVDLQLTHNKIQKLGSFDGLVNLTFVHLQHNQLKEDTVSAAFKGLKSLEYLDLSYNQMAKLPSGLPASLLTLYLDNNKISNIPDEYFKRFNGLQYLRLSHNELADSGVPGNSFNVSSLLELDLSYNKLKNIPTVNENLENYYLEVNELEKFEVKSFCKILGPLSYSKIKHLRLDGNRLTHTSLPPDMYECLRVANEITVN; the protein is encoded by the exons ATGAATCTAGGTGTGTTTACTCTACTCTTGGCATTAATTGGTGGTGCCAGCGGCCAGTACTATGATTACGATTTCTCCCTACCGATTTATGGGCTGTCATCACCAAACTGTGCACCAGAATGTAACTGCCCTGAAAGCTACCCATCAGCCATGTACTGCGATGAGCTGAAATTGAAAAGTGTACCAATGGTGCCTCCTGGAATCAAGTATCTTTACCTTAGGAATAACCAGATCGACCATATTGATGAAAAGGCCTTTGAAAACGTAACTGACCTGCAGTGGCTCATTCTGGATCATAACCTTCTAGAAAATTCCAAGATTAAAGGAAGAATTTTCTCTAAACTGAAACAACTGAAGAAGCTGCATATAAATCACAACAACCTGACGGAGTCTGTGGGCCCGCTTCCCAAATCTCTGGTGGACCTGCAGCTTACACACAACAAGATCCAGAAGCTGGGCTCCTTCGATGGACTGGTAAACCTGACCTTTGTCCACCTTCAACACAATCAGCTGAAAGAGGATACTGTGTCAGCTGCTTTTAAAGGTCTTAAGTCCCTCGAGTACCTTGACTTGAGCTACAATCAGATGGCCAAACTGCCTTCTGGTCTCCCAGCATCTCTTCTGACTCTCTACTTGGACAACAATAAGATCAGCAACATCCCTGATGAGTATTTCAAGCGTTTTAATGGACTGCAGTATCTGCGTTTATCTCATAATGAACTGGCGGATAGTGGAGTACCTGgaaattcttttaatgtatcaTCCCTGCTGGAGCTGGATCTCTCCTACAATAAGCTTAAAAACATACCGACTGTCAATGAGAACCTTGAAAACTATTACCTGGAGGTCAATGAACTCGAAA AGTTTGAGGTAAAGAGCTTCTGTAAGATCCTTGGACCATTATCCTACTCCAAGATTAAACATTTGCGTCTGGATGGCAACCGTCTTACCCACACCAGTCTGCCACCTGATATGTACGAATGTCTACGTGTTGCAAATGAAATCACTGTTAATTAA